gacctccatagacctccattaattctgcactcgctcgttagtGCCCTCATATGAAACTAGAGTGGAACTgtaaccagttcagaacccgtaAGTTTCCCAAGAGTGGCAGTtatccccatattagacattctctgctgcCACTCTcgggtctatggagctatacccctcaactTTTTGCAagcaaaatattacatttaaatgtaaatattacatTAAAATATTAGCCTTTTGGTATACAAAAAAAGCGGGCCGGTGTTGGGCCTGAAagcaaaatattacatttaattaaaataTACGACTTTTTGTTTCACCCAAGATATGATACAAAAAAAGTCATGAAACTCCGAACCTTCTGAAGATCTGATTGGCAATCGCAATTGACCATGCTCTTTTGATTCTGAAGGCCTCAGGCAGATATCATAGAGCCTGACAACACAAGCTAGCTGAATTATGATTGGATAAAAACTCTACCATAATATACAACACTGTCAGCAGCTCAACCATGTGGATATAATATGACATGAGAAAAGAACAGACTATCAAGAATATTTGTTGTTATTTATGTCAGTGTATTTATTGAATGACATTAGGATGGGGGGGGTattattaaaaatatatatataaccgcaaaaaataaataaaaatgttttattatgttTAGGCCAGCAAAAGTTCTTGCAGGCCCTGACGGCCCGCCACTGAATCAAACTCTACTGCTTGTGTATTTTGAGTGGTCTGGTCTTGACCCGGTCTCGCCCTGctttggtcttggtcttgaccCGGTCTCGCCATGCCTTGGTCTTGGTCTCGACCCCTCAAAGTCTTGGTCTTGTATCGATACACTGGTCTTGGTCATGACTTGGTCTCGGGTTAGGTGGTCTTGACTTCAACACTGCTATTCACTCACAAATGATCTTATCCTATTATGGAGTGACAATCATTCCAACATTCCAGGAGCACAAAGACCACATATCAGGATGTAGGCTACACTTAGTTCAAGGCATACTCTTCCTGTTTTGGCAGGGCTACAAAGGCATTACCTGTTTCATCGTagacaaagacacagagggGCTTCACATCGGCAAGAAGGAAAATAAGCTGGGCCTGCgagcctcctccacctgccctcttaACTTTGACAACCTCAAGGTCATATCAGATACATTTCCTTTCAATAggactttgttgttgttgaaacatGACATAATGACACCAACCTGAGTCTATGTGCCATAGGTTCCAGAGAAGAACATTTTGGGGGAGATCGGTCATGGGTACAAATACGCCATTGGCATGTTGAACGAAGGCCGGATTGGAATTGCTGCTCAGGTATGCGAGCAAaagagtgccccccccccctgcttgtTCAGCCACATTGTTGAAGGAATATCTAAATGCAGTGTACTTCTCGTTGCGTGTGTCATGCCAGATGCTGGGCCTGGCTCAGGGCTGCTTTGATCAGGCTGTGCCATACACCAGGCAGAGGGTGCAGTTTGGCAAACGGATTTTTGACTTCCAGGTAAAAGTTATTGAATTTGTATGGTAAAACACAGTAATCTAGTTATGCTAATGGTTAATGTTTCTGACCGTTGATGTATTTCAGGGGATGCAGCATCAGATAGCCCATGTGGCCACTCAGATTGAAGCTGCAAGGCTGCTGACCTACAATGCTGCTCGCTTGAAGGAAGCTGAAAGACCTTTCATCAAGGAGGCCTGCATGGCCAAATACTTCACTGCAGAGGTGACCTCCTAAAATATAACTTGATATTGATCGTTAAACACACTTTGTGTAATATTTATGCCATTTATCATTCTGTTTTGTGCCTACAATTAGCTTGCAACTTTGACTACATCCAAAAGCATTGAGTGGATGGGAGGGGTGGGCTTCACCAAAGACTACCCTGTGGAAAAATACTACAGAGATTGTAAAATAGGTGAGTTGCAAGCAACCAGCCATTTACGATTCAGATTCGTCCCTCATAACCAGTCCAAAGGCTATGGCTCCCATGTATGCTTGCAGTGTGAAGGCAATTGGGTTTATGAAAGTCACAACTACAGACTGAATGTGCCAGAGTAAGATAAGAAGGGGGTTGTCCTTCGGACCTTCTCACAGGACTTTTTCAGTTTGACAGTTGCTaagagagaaaataaattgTCATAAAAATTGGGAAAGGATCACTCAGGACAGAAAGataatttatatttagtcaatttCACACAACTGCCTTCTCCTTGGGAGTTTTCCTAATTAATATTGTTTTCCTTTCTTGTTTTCAATGTATAGGAACCATTTATGAGGGCACAACCAACATCCAACTCACCACCATGGCCAAATTCATTGACAAAGAGTATGATAACTAAACAGACTTAGGAAGTTTCAAATAGAGGCTGGCCACTTGCACTTCTTTTTGTGACACTCCTTGCTTTTATCTAAAGACTGTAGTGGGGTTTAGAGGTTTAAAAAGCATTGCTATATcagtttttttaataaaacacaATGGATCATCCTTATGTTTGTTGTATGCTATGTACATTAAATGGATGTTTGCGGCTCCCATCCACTATGGATTATCAGGTTACATTTGCCAGGCAGTCTAGTTCTGGTGTTGGTAAGGTGTTTTTAGGTTTTTCTTCATCCCAGAATAGTTTGCTGGGATCCCAACAAAAATGCAAATTGCACCGTATAAATGTCTCTGTATTTTCCCTTCTGTTGTGTTTTCCCTGTTGTTCTGTCTACCATTCCCGTTTGGAGCGTATGTGTTTCTGGTGAATAATACCACAAAGGTAATTTAATATTTTGAAACTTGTATCGTCTTGACACAGATTGTCATTATTATTACTTGATCCTGTTTTGCAGTATAAGCTAGTTATAGTTGATTCAGTTTAAAAAACAGTGCCTTTATCACACCATAGTTACTTTAGGCTTTTAAGACTGAACAATATGAATTTCTCATGAGAGGCATGCACTAAAGACCTGTTTTAtggctttttgttttgttttctattaTATTGTTCGCTTTCCTAAAAAGTGGGCcgtgatttttttaaattttaatatGTATGGTAATTCTCATATGGACTGCCATTAAGATTTATAGATTCAACAGTATCAATAAATGTTACGTAAAAAGTATTTCTATTGAATGTGTTTGTTCCAAAAACTACAGTGTGCAGTACTTTTCCTCAGTTTAAAAAACAGTGCCTTTATCACACCATAGTTACTTTGGGCTTTTAAGACTGAACAAAATGAATTTCTCATGAGAAGCATGCACTAAAGACCTGTTTTAtggctttttgttttgttttctattaTATTGTTTGCTTTCGTAAAAAGTGGGCcgtgattttttttaattttaatgTATGTATGGTAATTCCCATATGGACTGCCATTAAGATTTATAGATTCAACAGTATCAATAAATGTTACGTTAAAAGTATTTCTATTGAATGTGTTTGTTCCAAAAACTACAATGTGCAGTACTTTCCAACACATGATCACCAACTGGCCCAAATGATCAATGATCTCACTTACTCACCTATTACaatgacattacatttatgcatttagcagatgcttttattcaaagtgacttccaaaagagtgctttacaaaagtgcataggtcactgatcataacaacgagatagccccgaacattgcgggtaaccaaaacatgagcatacattgtgaaaaacttaATACGTCCCAAAggcaagaaccataagagcatgtagttaaacatgatacaattaaacagcatgaactttgaaaagtgcaagggtgtacctgtagaaaaaagcAAGCAGCAAAATTATtttacacagcaagtacaatagtttagtcagttacaactaaccaacaagagctattacagtttttttcaattggtttggctcatttcacgaaacagaaatgacattctcaaaacaacacgtgcaaacctccaaaccgctgggcacttgttcacaacagattggaattgttcattcctttaatcaaattgcaattgtattagcacatccttgtaaatgacaagtgcaattgcctaaagtttgcacacatttcaaatgattttgcacatctctgaaatggttaggtataattgccttcaattaggccaactatcaattgaaaatatcttgctggtctaaactgaccgttatttctcagtcaagtggttgttctctgcaaaacatattggcataatttccttgtgtacatcatcacctgcacaatagttcactccactgtcaaaatctttcagtcacataataccatgaaaaacataatggtatacactgtaatatggatctcttggatcatcttcTTACAGTCATTGTCTGGTGCAACTAGAattttactaaacaaggggacacatccgatcaccaatcacacagtaagtttagttagctgacaggagctatccaggagtataaatccttccatcaaatatttagagcttgtcccaggccagctcgggggaaacatcactgtttgtgctgccatttcagagaatggtgtagtcacccacattcccagtcttggcccatacaatacccagacactcctggtgtccttggactgcctgcactccgatcttatccctctacatgagaccactttcttacatttgtcattgtgtgggacaatgtaagcttccaccgtcacccgctcatcaggattcactgcccatcaaagaatgctaatggtgctcatatcacctaactccccattccttaaacctatccaggaggttttttctgcttggaggtggagggtttatgagcatcgggctcaaaaccagaggtccctgctccaggcaatggatgctgcttgtgatgatgtcacagcagatcagtgtaggggattgttgcggcatgaacaacaattcttcccctgttgcatcgtaagggagaacatcagatgtgatgtcaatgaaatctgtgccagacagacagtgaggacgacaactagtgaaactccagctttgctttactttcttactgtatgtgtttccttcttgccatgaaatgcaccctctgcaactttgactaggagggggtcacttgcctgaaacttactgtggttactcatactactagtgtaggttatttacatttagtcatttatacagttatacataatgttagttttgatgtgcttattgtataaagtatattgtgctgtacacatttcctgtaacagtaaccatgatgtatggcaattacagtaacaatttccatggcagtgtaagtgcaatatgtgatgtgaaaccttgtaggttactcttgaattactgtaatcttttttctgtttgatacacatttacattttacatgtattcatttagcagacgcttttatccaaagcgacttccaagctgtctgctttacaaaagtgcataggtcaatgatcctaaacaacgagatagccacaaaaacattgtggttagccaaaacatgaagcatacattacagtattgttgcttgcttttctacaggtgcactcttgcacttttgaggtttatgttgtttagttgtaacttgtttggctacatgctcttatggatcTTCTCTTTGGtacttactgtatttgggtttttcacaatgtatgcttcatgttttggctacccgaaatgtttgggtctatcgcgttgttactgtatgatcagtgacctatgcactcttgtaaagctctcttggaagtcgctttggatgaaagcatctgctaaatgaataaatttaaatgtagattgagacatattgtattctggaaagaaaacatctactacagtaactgtagcacagtgcacataagggatatttctaaggtccactgccatactgacaaaacatctaaacattttgacctgcagtgtttacacactgccaaagggacttttcattttgggggcactgactatttgtatgagagaaggatttagttttgactgataagttgtctgttctaggaaagagatgaccctttgcaggtgttccatggtgttttgctgaaccatctgggttattttggcaaatgtatttaaaagtttgagaatgttctattttttttcgagagatgagccaaagcaatcgagaaggaacttttcattttgagggcactgactatttatatgagaaaatgatttggttttgaagcatgagttaactgttttgggtgagatatgaccttttgaaggtgatctatgtagttgtgctgaaccatataggctattttgctaaatgcacgtggagctttgagaatgtc
This DNA window, taken from Hypomesus transpacificus isolate Combined female chromosome 13, fHypTra1, whole genome shotgun sequence, encodes the following:
- the acadsb gene encoding short/branched chain specific acyl-CoA dehydrogenase, mitochondrial isoform X2, producing MAAPLFRISTKIGRWVSQPWGTCQVWLQNRSTWSAPEMASDQAAGLKVSYPPLQTFSEEEGMMKDAVKKFAQERIAPFVSKMDENSKMDDEVISSLFEQGLMGIEIDPEYGGTGSSFFSSILVIEELAKVDPSVAVLCDIQNTLINTLVAKLGTPAQKEQYLSRLSTDTGYKGITCFIVDKDTEGLHIGKKENKLGLRASSTCPLNFDNLKVPEKNILGEIGHGYKYAIGMLNEGRIGIAAQMLGLAQGCFDQAVPYTRQRVQFGKRIFDFQGMQHQIAHVATQIEAARLLTYNAARLKEAERPFIKEACMAKYFTAELATLTTSKSIEWMGGVGFTKDYPVEKYYRDCKIGTIYEGTTNIQLTTMAKFIDKEYDN